A single genomic interval of Solimonas sp. K1W22B-7 harbors:
- a CDS encoding prepilin peptidase has product MIVTLVLGTWALAIGVYDLVRHRIPNLALLPVLVVAVLALAVNGRGLLGVTPASSAAGFALALALYLPGYALGKMGAGDVKFAACLGLLLGWVHAAEMLLIAGVGVGVISMVWIKFFGGDRKSRAPNGAAFAVAFCAELAGGPFLSVLEKWL; this is encoded by the coding sequence ATGATCGTAACGCTGGTATTGGGAACCTGGGCCCTGGCGATCGGGGTGTACGACCTCGTCCGCCACCGCATCCCCAATCTGGCCCTGCTGCCCGTGCTGGTGGTTGCCGTGCTGGCGCTGGCCGTAAACGGCCGCGGCCTGCTCGGGGTCACTCCGGCCTCTTCCGCCGCCGGTTTTGCATTGGCGCTGGCGCTGTACCTGCCGGGTTATGCGCTGGGCAAGATGGGGGCGGGGGACGTGAAGTTTGCAGCCTGCCTCGGCCTGCTGCTGGGCTGGGTGCACGCCGCCGAAATGCTGCTGATCGCCGGCGTCGGCGTGGGTGTGATCAGCATGGTCTGGATCAAGTTTTTCGGGGGCGATCGCAAGTCGCGCGCTCCCAACGGTGCGGCATTCGCCGTAGCCTTCTGCGCTGAACTCGCAGGGGGGCCTTTCCTGTCGGTATTGGAGAAATGGCTATGA
- a CDS encoding Flp family type IVb pilin, which translates to MNQLMNFLRDEEGASAVEYGLIVGLIAIAIIVAATALGGGLDTLFTSASTEVQGAATP; encoded by the coding sequence ATGAATCAGCTGATGAATTTCCTGCGTGACGAAGAAGGCGCCAGCGCTGTCGAGTACGGCCTGATCGTTGGCCTGATCGCCATCGCCATCATCGTTGCCGCCACCGCCCTGGGCGGCGGCCTGGACACCCTGTTCACCTCGGCTTCCACCGAAGTGCAGGGCGCTGCCACTCCGTAA
- a CDS encoding symmetrical bis(5'-nucleosyl)-tetraphosphatase, producing MTTYAIGDVQGCHSELCQLLERLRFDPVRDRLILVGDLVNRGPQSLQVLRLVRSLGDRAVTVLGNHDLHLLAVAQRQEDVSPKDTFQDVMQAPDRAELLSWLGQCPLAWEDPDSGTLVVHAGIPPQWDRAQLLDLAAEAGAWIAGPEAGRFYAHMYGNKPDLWDDGLKGWDRIRFIVNSLTRMRYVTPAGRIDTKAKGAPGSQPKGLKPWFEVEGRRTAQDRVIFGHWSTLGRVSWQKGRVWGLDTGCVWGGKLTAMNVETGELMGCDCPQQRKPG from the coding sequence ATGACGACTTACGCGATCGGTGACGTACAGGGCTGCCACAGCGAACTATGCCAGCTTCTGGAGCGTTTGCGCTTCGATCCTGTCCGGGACCGCCTGATCCTTGTCGGGGATCTCGTCAACCGGGGCCCGCAATCCCTGCAAGTGCTGCGCCTGGTGCGCTCGCTGGGCGACCGCGCCGTGACCGTACTGGGCAACCATGACCTGCATCTGCTGGCGGTGGCCCAGCGCCAGGAAGACGTCAGCCCCAAGGACACCTTCCAGGACGTGATGCAGGCGCCCGACCGCGCCGAACTCCTGTCCTGGCTCGGCCAGTGCCCCCTGGCCTGGGAGGACCCGGACAGCGGCACCCTGGTGGTCCACGCCGGCATTCCTCCCCAATGGGACCGCGCGCAGCTGCTGGACCTGGCCGCCGAGGCCGGGGCCTGGATCGCCGGCCCCGAAGCGGGCCGCTTCTACGCCCACATGTACGGCAACAAGCCCGACCTCTGGGACGACGGCCTGAAGGGCTGGGACCGCATCCGCTTCATCGTCAACAGCCTCACGCGCATGCGCTACGTCACCCCCGCCGGCCGCATCGACACCAAGGCCAAGGGCGCCCCCGGCAGCCAGCCCAAGGGCCTCAAGCCCTGGTTCGAGGTGGAGGGCCGCCGCACCGCCCAGGACCGCGTGATCTTCGGCCACTGGTCCACCCTGGGCCGCGTCAGCTGGCAGAAGGGCCGGGTCTGGGGCCTGGATACCGGCTGCGTCTGGGGCGGCAAGCTGACGGCGATGAACGTGGAGACGGGGGAGCTGATGGGGTGTGATTGTCCGCAGCAGCGGAAGCCGGGGTGA
- a CDS encoding efflux RND transporter permease subunit has product MTEEIHKPTTTQKILAIFEPLIYARRKLTMAILTALTLVFAWHAGHIKRDAGFDKSIPLEHEYMQVLKQYMAEFGGANTVLVALIQKDGKGSMYNEAFLTELKAATDEVFFLPGIDRSRVSSLFTPDVRYIEVVEGGFAGGNVIPAEYAPTEEMFGLVRGNVGKGGHVGRYTTKSQNGAMIYSELLEVDPVTGEKLDYARVSKMLEDKIRGRFTSPKKYVYKLKEAKDGLAAGSVVGEGFVDLGWKLRLEIFEVSPPAAADGSVSQDKIKVKGGEVAVEFVDNPQYNPDVNVHIIGFAKVVGDVIDATMQVVFFLILTLFLTFILLWLYTGSVKLAVLPLVCAITAVIWEFGLLQIAGKGLDPFAILVPFLIIAISVSHGVQYVNAWVGEITLFKRNSFDASLETWRRLAVYGTMAIMTGFVGFALIYTIPIDIIREMAINASLGMFAILITNKVMMPIWLTWIDIGDPEAFRIKQETRDSVLDPIWEFISNIVRPTPAVIAILVAAAVYGWSFWKGEGLQVGDSQDGVPELLPDSRYNQDTLAIGRNFAIGTDIMKVIAELDPEACVRHDMMDQVDRFGWRMENTEGVQSILSLPWAAKQVNAAFSEATPKFKVLPRNQYTMVQAITPIPTSSGLLNSNCSALAIFVFTQNHRATTLERIVHEVGTFNTENAAEFYEVNKDVNKDYCAEKLEKRRESGRTRIAREKYIEKLRKKDATLTDEKVDANPKVMEMTKEADAAAEAHKAMDKACPVNFALASGNVGVMAATNEEVHRLEKPILYTVYAGIIICVFLSFFEWQSLVAIMLPLSLVSWMAYAVMTILGIGMKVAILPAVALAAGVGVDYGIYVYATFADALAGGFKAREAYLKTLKLTGKAVIFTGITLSLGVLTWLWSGLQFQRDMGKLLVFMFTTNMIGAIVLLPAIASFILKPKELAPGEEPVFKPRH; this is encoded by the coding sequence ATGACCGAAGAAATCCACAAGCCGACGACGACGCAGAAGATCCTCGCGATCTTCGAGCCGCTGATCTACGCGCGCCGCAAGCTGACAATGGCGATCCTGACGGCGCTGACCCTCGTGTTCGCATGGCATGCCGGGCACATCAAGCGTGACGCGGGCTTCGACAAGTCGATCCCGCTCGAGCACGAGTACATGCAGGTGCTCAAGCAGTATATGGCCGAGTTCGGCGGCGCCAACACCGTGCTGGTGGCGCTGATCCAGAAGGACGGCAAGGGCAGCATGTACAACGAGGCCTTCCTGACGGAGCTGAAGGCGGCGACCGACGAAGTGTTCTTCCTGCCCGGCATCGACCGCTCGCGCGTGTCTTCGCTGTTCACCCCGGACGTGCGCTATATCGAAGTGGTGGAAGGCGGCTTCGCCGGCGGCAACGTGATCCCCGCCGAGTACGCCCCCACCGAGGAGATGTTCGGCCTGGTGCGCGGCAACGTCGGCAAGGGTGGCCACGTCGGCCGCTACACGACCAAGAGCCAGAACGGCGCGATGATCTACTCCGAGCTGCTCGAAGTGGATCCGGTCACCGGCGAGAAGCTGGACTACGCGCGCGTCTCCAAGATGCTGGAGGACAAGATCCGCGGGCGCTTCACCAGCCCCAAGAAGTACGTCTACAAGCTCAAGGAAGCCAAGGACGGCCTGGCCGCCGGCAGCGTGGTGGGCGAGGGCTTCGTCGACCTGGGCTGGAAGCTGCGCTTGGAGATCTTCGAGGTGAGCCCGCCGGCCGCCGCGGACGGCTCGGTGTCGCAGGACAAGATCAAGGTCAAGGGTGGCGAGGTTGCCGTCGAGTTTGTCGACAACCCGCAGTACAACCCTGACGTCAACGTCCACATCATCGGCTTCGCCAAGGTCGTGGGCGACGTGATCGACGCCACCATGCAGGTGGTGTTCTTCCTGATCCTGACGCTGTTCCTGACCTTCATCCTGCTGTGGCTGTATACCGGCTCGGTGAAGCTGGCGGTGCTGCCGCTGGTCTGCGCGATCACCGCCGTGATCTGGGAGTTCGGCCTGCTGCAGATCGCCGGCAAGGGCCTGGATCCCTTCGCGATCCTGGTGCCGTTCCTGATCATCGCCATCTCGGTGTCGCATGGCGTGCAGTACGTCAACGCCTGGGTCGGCGAGATCACGCTGTTCAAGCGCAACAGCTTCGACGCCTCGCTGGAGACCTGGCGCCGTCTGGCGGTGTACGGAACCATGGCGATCATGACCGGCTTCGTCGGGTTCGCGCTGATCTACACCATCCCCATCGACATCATCCGCGAGATGGCGATCAACGCCTCGCTGGGCATGTTCGCGATCCTGATCACCAACAAGGTGATGATGCCGATCTGGCTGACCTGGATCGACATCGGCGACCCCGAAGCTTTCCGCATCAAGCAGGAAACCCGCGACAGCGTGCTCGACCCGATCTGGGAGTTCATCTCCAACATCGTGCGTCCGACGCCGGCGGTGATCGCGATCCTGGTGGCGGCCGCGGTCTACGGCTGGAGCTTCTGGAAGGGCGAGGGCCTGCAGGTCGGCGACAGCCAGGACGGCGTGCCGGAGCTGCTGCCGGATTCGCGCTACAACCAGGACACGCTGGCGATCGGCCGCAACTTCGCCATCGGCACCGACATCATGAAGGTGATCGCGGAGCTGGACCCCGAGGCCTGCGTGCGCCACGACATGATGGACCAGGTTGACCGCTTCGGCTGGCGCATGGAGAACACGGAGGGCGTGCAGTCGATCCTGTCGCTGCCCTGGGCGGCCAAGCAGGTCAACGCCGCGTTCTCCGAGGCGACGCCGAAGTTCAAGGTGCTGCCGCGCAACCAGTACACGATGGTGCAGGCGATCACCCCGATCCCGACCTCGTCCGGCCTGCTCAACTCCAACTGCTCGGCGCTGGCGATCTTCGTCTTCACCCAGAACCACCGTGCCACCACGCTGGAGCGCATCGTTCACGAGGTCGGCACCTTCAACACGGAAAACGCCGCCGAGTTCTACGAGGTCAACAAGGACGTCAACAAGGACTATTGCGCCGAGAAGCTCGAGAAGCGCCGCGAGTCGGGCCGTACCCGCATCGCGCGCGAGAAGTACATCGAGAAGCTGCGCAAGAAGGACGCCACGCTCACCGACGAGAAGGTTGACGCCAATCCGAAGGTGATGGAGATGACCAAGGAGGCCGACGCGGCCGCCGAGGCACACAAGGCGATGGACAAGGCCTGCCCGGTCAACTTCGCGCTGGCCTCCGGCAACGTCGGCGTCATGGCGGCGACCAACGAGGAAGTGCACCGCCTCGAGAAGCCGATCCTGTACACGGTCTATGCCGGCATCATCATCTGCGTGTTCCTGTCCTTCTTCGAGTGGCAGAGCCTGGTGGCGATCATGTTGCCGCTGTCGCTGGTGTCCTGGATGGCCTACGCGGTGATGACCATCCTGGGTATCGGCATGAAGGTGGCGATCCTGCCGGCGGTGGCCCTGGCGGCCGGTGTCGGTGTCGACTACGGCATCTATGTCTACGCGACATTCGCCGATGCGCTGGCGGGAGGTTTCAAGGCCAGAGAGGCCTATCTCAAGACACTGAAGCTGACCGGCAAGGCGGTGATCTTCACCGGTATCACCCTGAGCCTGGGCGTGCTGACCTGGCTGTGGTCGGGCCTGCAGTTCCAGCGCGACATGGGCAAGCTGCTGGTGTTCATGTTCACCACGAACATGATCGGCGCCATCGTGCTGCTGCCGGCCATCGCTTCGTTCATCCTCAAGCCGAAGGAACTGGCGCCGGGCGAAGAGCCGGTGTTCAAGCCGCGGCACTGA
- a CDS encoding WD40/YVTN/BNR-like repeat-containing protein yields MKHDKKKLLGLLAGSTLAVLAISAIAQDEGAAPAEAAAEAPAEAPAEGAPADAAEAPAAEEAAAPAPPVKPRPSELMPLAVKSMLLDVANTGEHLVAVGDRGHVLVSNGKGWAQVQVPVRSALTAVTFTDAKNGWAVGHDAVILNTKDGGKTWALQNFQPQLEKPLLDVLFLDASRGFAVGAYGLFLQTSDGGQNWAEVDSPIRADELHFNSIARLNNGNLLIAGEQGTLDLSTDGGATWTKLTSPYESSLFGSVAVGEKGAAIFGLRGNVYVSSDPGAGSWTKVDTGTVASMFGGAALPGGGVAMVGLNGTVLLINDQGGNVRSLRTDAGTPLSGAIVASDTSLLAVGESGVQRVKLQ; encoded by the coding sequence ATGAAACACGACAAGAAGAAGTTGCTGGGACTGCTGGCCGGTTCCACGCTCGCCGTGCTGGCCATCAGCGCGATTGCCCAGGACGAGGGCGCTGCACCGGCCGAAGCTGCCGCGGAGGCCCCTGCGGAGGCTCCCGCCGAAGGCGCGCCCGCCGACGCCGCGGAGGCGCCTGCCGCCGAGGAGGCCGCCGCGCCTGCGCCGCCGGTCAAGCCCCGCCCCTCGGAACTGATGCCGCTGGCGGTCAAGTCGATGCTGCTGGACGTGGCCAATACCGGCGAACACCTGGTGGCGGTCGGCGATCGCGGCCATGTGCTGGTGTCCAACGGCAAGGGCTGGGCACAGGTCCAGGTGCCGGTGCGTTCGGCGCTGACGGCGGTGACCTTCACCGACGCCAAGAACGGCTGGGCCGTGGGCCATGACGCCGTGATCCTCAATACCAAGGACGGCGGCAAGACCTGGGCCCTGCAGAATTTCCAGCCGCAGCTCGAGAAGCCGCTGCTGGACGTGCTGTTCCTCGATGCCAGCCGCGGCTTCGCCGTGGGCGCCTACGGCCTGTTCCTGCAGACCAGCGACGGCGGCCAGAACTGGGCCGAGGTGGACTCCCCGATCCGGGCCGACGAGCTGCACTTCAATTCCATCGCCCGTCTCAACAACGGCAACCTGCTGATCGCCGGCGAGCAGGGCACCCTGGACCTGTCCACCGACGGCGGCGCCACCTGGACCAAGCTGACCTCGCCCTATGAGAGCTCGCTGTTCGGCTCGGTGGCCGTGGGCGAGAAGGGCGCGGCGATCTTCGGCCTGCGCGGCAACGTCTATGTGTCTTCCGACCCCGGTGCGGGCAGCTGGACCAAGGTCGATACCGGCACGGTCGCCTCGATGTTCGGCGGCGCCGCGCTGCCCGGTGGCGGCGTGGCCATGGTGGGCCTGAACGGCACGGTCCTGCTGATCAACGACCAGGGCGGCAACGTGCGCAGCCTGCGCACCGATGCCGGCACCCCGCTGTCCGGCGCCATCGTGGCCAGCGACACCTCGCTGCTCGCCGTCGGCGAGTCCGGCGTCCAGCGCGTGAAGCTGCAGTAA
- a CDS encoding DUF1302 domain-containing protein: MKAVHQRKHFLLHPIAIAAGLLAAQPAMAFEFDLGDTEIKLDNLISVGGVMRMQDRDNSLIGRSNLSPGLCSRLDPGTAYNDPDRRYSGDTCSSGEEDPVYGNRSNYFLAQPGASSPNGDNGNLNFDKHDWVHATAKMTTDLSFNVADFNFFARGLYFYDARYSDYDVQHPDTTAQPAETPFSDAGVDRIGHKFQMLDYFISRTFEIGERQAAFKIGNQVINWGESGFLALNSLNSINPPNQALLRLPGFDVKELFQPTGMAMLNVELTEGVNLETFYQYEWKPIRVDPVGSFFSSSDILGDGGTYAMLSFGKAPEDPEQLYEPWRNSGDPAAVTGSRSSRTVLRDFDEEKRRLPDDGGQYGAALRFFFDGLNNGTEVGLYYSNYHSRVPSVSALAANATCIPDLGALGNPATNLVALLAACQAPGDTVLVQNLATLLQHTLNPGSTAEFLPNEGREALPLDTMRLVVEYPENIRLWGVSFNTTLGSVAWSGEYAFRENLPVQIHTTDVIFAALQPAFPAQDFSLGIATLPGRRTAVPDFISQYRGITINPGDYVRGYERMKVGQLGTTFLKTIGGDNWVRASQITLLLELGMTHVLDMPELSELQFQGGGVDTHISSGADGSPGVNPIDVRSNPADPHSNSNTDDTLRQNPTAQGTGNYGTEYSYGYRLVTLTRFDDAFRNINLELLNAFFHDVEGTAPGLGQNFVEGRMQIISGLRFDYLATWNGEVRYTWFTGGEDRDALRDRDNIMLSLGYQF; encoded by the coding sequence ATGAAAGCGGTACATCAGCGCAAGCATTTCCTGCTGCATCCCATTGCCATTGCCGCAGGCCTGCTGGCCGCGCAGCCGGCGATGGCTTTCGAGTTCGACCTTGGCGACACCGAGATCAAGCTCGACAACCTGATCTCCGTCGGCGGCGTCATGCGCATGCAGGACCGCGACAACAGCCTGATCGGCCGCAGCAACCTCAGTCCGGGGCTGTGCTCGCGGCTGGATCCGGGCACCGCCTACAACGACCCCGACCGCCGCTATTCCGGCGACACCTGCAGCTCCGGCGAAGAAGATCCGGTCTACGGCAACCGCAGCAACTATTTCCTGGCCCAGCCGGGCGCCTCCAGCCCCAATGGCGACAACGGCAACCTCAACTTCGACAAGCATGACTGGGTGCATGCCACGGCGAAGATGACGACCGACCTGTCCTTCAACGTCGCGGACTTCAACTTCTTCGCGCGCGGCCTGTACTTCTACGACGCGCGCTACTCCGACTACGACGTGCAGCACCCGGATACCACGGCGCAGCCGGCGGAAACGCCGTTCTCCGACGCCGGCGTGGACCGCATCGGCCACAAGTTCCAGATGCTGGATTACTTCATCAGCCGGACCTTCGAGATCGGCGAGCGCCAGGCGGCATTCAAGATCGGCAACCAGGTGATCAACTGGGGCGAAAGCGGCTTTCTGGCCCTGAACAGCCTCAACAGCATCAACCCGCCGAACCAGGCGCTGCTGCGCCTGCCGGGTTTCGACGTCAAGGAACTGTTCCAGCCCACCGGCATGGCGATGCTCAACGTCGAGCTGACGGAGGGCGTCAACCTCGAGACCTTCTACCAGTACGAGTGGAAGCCGATCCGCGTCGATCCGGTCGGCAGCTTCTTCTCCAGCTCCGACATCCTCGGCGACGGCGGCACGTACGCCATGCTGTCCTTCGGCAAGGCGCCGGAAGATCCCGAGCAGCTCTACGAGCCCTGGCGCAACTCCGGCGACCCGGCGGCGGTCACCGGCTCGCGCTCCTCGCGCACGGTCCTGCGCGACTTCGACGAGGAGAAGCGGCGCCTGCCCGACGACGGCGGACAGTACGGCGCTGCGCTGCGCTTCTTCTTCGACGGCCTCAACAACGGCACCGAGGTCGGCCTGTACTACTCGAACTACCACAGCCGCGTGCCCAGCGTCTCGGCGCTGGCGGCGAACGCCACCTGCATCCCGGACCTGGGGGCGCTGGGCAACCCGGCGACCAACCTGGTGGCGCTGCTGGCGGCCTGCCAGGCGCCGGGCGATACGGTGCTGGTGCAGAACCTCGCCACCCTGCTGCAGCACACCCTGAACCCGGGCTCCACCGCCGAGTTCCTGCCCAACGAGGGCCGCGAGGCCCTGCCGCTGGACACGATGCGCCTGGTGGTGGAGTACCCGGAGAACATCCGTCTCTGGGGCGTTTCGTTCAACACCACCCTGGGCAGCGTGGCCTGGTCGGGCGAGTACGCCTTCCGCGAGAACCTGCCGGTCCAGATCCACACCACCGACGTGATCTTTGCCGCGCTGCAGCCCGCGTTCCCGGCCCAGGACTTCAGCCTGGGCATCGCGACGCTGCCGGGTCGCCGTACCGCCGTGCCGGACTTCATCAGCCAGTACCGCGGCATCACCATCAACCCCGGCGACTACGTCCGTGGCTACGAGCGCATGAAGGTCGGCCAGCTCGGCACCACCTTCCTCAAGACCATCGGCGGCGACAACTGGGTGCGGGCCTCGCAGATCACGCTGCTGCTGGAACTGGGCATGACCCACGTGCTGGACATGCCTGAGCTCTCCGAGCTGCAGTTCCAGGGCGGCGGTGTCGACACCCACATCAGCTCCGGCGCCGACGGCAGTCCGGGCGTGAATCCGATCGACGTCCGCAGCAACCCGGCCGATCCGCACAGCAACAGCAACACCGACGATACGCTGCGCCAGAATCCCACCGCGCAGGGCACCGGCAACTACGGCACCGAGTATTCCTACGGCTACCGCCTGGTGACCCTGACCCGCTTCGACGATGCATTCCGCAACATCAACCTGGAACTGCTCAATGCCTTCTTCCACGACGTGGAAGGCACCGCTCCGGGCCTGGGGCAGAACTTCGTCGAGGGCCGCATGCAGATCATTTCGGGCCTGCGCTTCGACTACCTGGCGACCTGGAACGGCGAGGTCCGCTACACCTGGTTCACCGGTGGCGAGGATCGCGACGCCCTGCGCGACCGCGACAACATCATGCTGTCGCTGGGCTACCAGTTCTGA
- the pgeF gene encoding peptidoglycan editing factor PgeF: MHADWPAPARVRALQTTRLGGTSAGPHAGFNLAGHCGDDPAAVARNRALLRQGLALPAEPAWLNQVHGCAVAQPPLADLPAADASVTQGPGQVCVVLTADCLPVLFCDEDGSVVAAAHAGWRGLAGGVLEASMAAMRRPPSRLLAWLGAAIGPGAFEVGPEVREAFVAQDADAMACFAPGRPGKLQADLYALARLRLRRAGLERVYGGGLCTVDDAQRFYSFRREPVCGRMASLVWISE; the protein is encoded by the coding sequence ATGCACGCCGACTGGCCCGCGCCGGCCCGCGTGCGGGCGCTGCAGACCACCCGCCTGGGCGGGACCAGCGCCGGTCCCCATGCCGGCTTCAACCTGGCCGGCCACTGCGGCGACGACCCGGCCGCGGTGGCGCGCAACCGTGCCCTGCTGCGCCAGGGCCTGGCGCTGCCGGCCGAGCCGGCCTGGCTCAACCAGGTGCACGGCTGTGCCGTGGCACAGCCGCCGCTGGCGGACCTGCCGGCGGCCGATGCCAGCGTCACGCAGGGCCCCGGCCAGGTCTGCGTGGTGCTCACCGCCGACTGCCTGCCGGTGCTGTTCTGCGACGAGGACGGCAGCGTGGTGGCGGCCGCGCACGCCGGCTGGCGCGGCCTGGCGGGTGGTGTGCTGGAGGCGAGCATGGCGGCGATGCGGCGGCCGCCATCGCGGCTGCTGGCCTGGCTGGGCGCGGCGATCGGGCCCGGTGCCTTCGAGGTGGGGCCGGAGGTGCGCGAAGCTTTCGTGGCCCAGGATGCCGATGCGATGGCCTGCTTTGCGCCGGGCCGTCCCGGCAAGCTGCAGGCCGATCTCTACGCACTGGCGCGCCTGCGCCTGCGCCGGGCCGGGCTGGAGCGCGTCTACGGCGGCGGGCTTTGCACCGTGGATGACGCGCAGCGCTTCTATTCCTTCCGCCGCGAGCCGGTCTGTGGGCGCATGGCGAGCTTGGTCTGGATCTCCGAATAG
- the rluD gene encoding 23S rRNA pseudouridine(1911/1915/1917) synthase RluD: MTATDLGEEEDLLLTATVPPDLAGSRLDVACARLFDQYSRARLQGWIEEGRLRVNGETVTRGRQPAVTGDALEMDAVPAPDTTVLPQDIPLDIAHADKHIAVIRKPAGLTVHPGAGQRDGTLQNALLHHFPQTAGVPRAGIVHRLDKDTSGLLVVALDLSAHAKLVADIGRRDFRREYDAVVHGTLIAGATIDLPIGRHPRERVKMAVVEGVRGREAVTHYRVQERFHGHTHLRLKLETGRTHQIRVHLSHLRHPIIGDTIYGGDVVRGAGMSERLRETLKSFPRQALHARELELTHPKSGKRIGWTCEPPADIQALLEMLRTTL, translated from the coding sequence ATGACCGCAACCGATCTGGGCGAAGAAGAAGACCTGCTGTTGACCGCTACGGTTCCCCCGGACCTGGCGGGCAGTCGCCTGGACGTGGCCTGCGCCCGGCTGTTCGACCAGTACTCCCGCGCGCGGTTGCAGGGCTGGATCGAGGAGGGGCGGCTGCGGGTCAATGGCGAAACCGTGACCCGGGGGCGCCAGCCCGCCGTCACCGGCGACGCCCTGGAGATGGACGCCGTCCCGGCTCCGGACACCACGGTGCTGCCGCAGGACATTCCCCTGGACATCGCCCATGCCGACAAGCACATCGCGGTGATCCGCAAGCCGGCCGGCCTGACCGTGCACCCGGGGGCGGGGCAGCGCGACGGCACCCTGCAGAACGCACTGCTGCACCACTTCCCGCAGACCGCGGGGGTGCCGCGTGCCGGCATCGTCCACCGCCTGGACAAGGACACCTCGGGGCTGCTGGTGGTGGCGCTGGACCTGTCGGCCCATGCGAAGCTGGTCGCCGACATCGGCCGCCGCGACTTCCGCCGCGAGTACGACGCGGTGGTCCACGGCACCCTGATCGCCGGGGCGACCATCGACCTGCCGATCGGCCGCCACCCGCGCGAGCGCGTGAAGATGGCGGTGGTGGAGGGGGTGCGCGGCCGCGAGGCGGTGACGCATTACCGGGTGCAGGAGCGTTTCCATGGCCATACCCACCTGCGCCTGAAGCTGGAAACCGGGCGCACCCACCAGATCCGCGTGCACCTGTCGCACCTGCGCCATCCGATCATCGGCGACACGATCTACGGCGGCGACGTGGTGCGCGGCGCGGGCATGAGCGAACGCCTGCGCGAGACCCTGAAGAGCTTCCCGCGCCAGGCCCTGCATGCGCGGGAACTGGAGCTGACCCATCCCAAGAGCGGCAAGCGCATCGGCTGGACCTGCGAGCCGCCGGCCGATATCCAGGCCCTGCTCGAGATGCTGCGGACCACCCTGTGA
- a CDS encoding outer membrane protein assembly factor BamD: MKLKLTLAAALLVAGCSSDPNRLPPTNPFKPEQRSAREMRLEASQLYKAARESLDTSDFSTAIERYDRLVQRFPFSDYATQAQLEKVYAQYRNYDHDGALAGAERFLREHPRHAGAAYIQYIKGLTNFDREEGLSDMLGLDATQKDMGYSRRSFDDFGLLVQKYPNSPYAADARQRMVQLRNQIADSEMHAVRFYMKRGAWIAAAKRSEQIISQYPGAPVSLEALQTMEQSYRALDLNPQADEAAKLLAANRHLGAAAATPPPPKPVPAAVVPVTEPVAEKKGGWSVEFGEKELFRSGESTPAGAAPAPPPPPGTVVDGKTAAPAAAAPKKSRGFTMELEGEEVVGPEADARRAKAAQTAQEAPAPDAKAATSPTAAP; encoded by the coding sequence ATGAAGCTCAAACTTACGCTCGCGGCGGCCCTGCTGGTCGCCGGTTGCAGCTCCGATCCCAACCGGCTGCCGCCCACCAATCCGTTCAAGCCCGAACAGCGCAGCGCGCGAGAAATGCGCCTGGAAGCCTCGCAATTGTACAAGGCTGCGCGGGAATCACTGGATACCAGCGACTTTTCCACCGCGATCGAGCGTTACGACCGCCTGGTGCAGCGCTTCCCGTTCTCCGACTACGCCACCCAGGCGCAGCTCGAGAAGGTCTACGCCCAGTACCGCAACTACGACCATGACGGTGCCCTGGCCGGGGCCGAGCGCTTCCTGCGCGAGCACCCGCGCCATGCCGGCGCCGCCTACATCCAGTACATCAAGGGCCTTACCAACTTCGACCGCGAGGAGGGCCTGAGCGACATGCTGGGCCTGGATGCCACGCAGAAGGACATGGGCTACTCGCGCCGCTCCTTCGACGACTTCGGCCTGCTGGTCCAGAAGTACCCCAACAGCCCCTACGCCGCCGACGCCCGCCAGCGCATGGTGCAGCTGCGCAACCAGATCGCCGACAGCGAGATGCACGCCGTGCGCTTCTACATGAAGCGCGGCGCCTGGATCGCCGCCGCCAAGCGCAGCGAACAGATCATCTCCCAGTACCCCGGCGCCCCGGTAAGCCTGGAAGCGCTGCAAACCATGGAGCAGAGCTACCGCGCCCTGGACCTGAATCCGCAGGCCGACGAGGCCGCCAAGCTGCTGGCCGCCAACCGCCACCTCGGTGCCGCAGCCGCCACCCCGCCGCCGCCCAAGCCCGTCCCCGCCGCCGTGGTCCCCGTGACCGAGCCGGTCGCGGAGAAGAAGGGCGGCTGGAGCGTCGAGTTCGGCGAGAAGGAATTGTTCCGCTCCGGCGAGTCCACCCCGGCGGGGGCAGCCCCCGCGCCGCCCCCGCCGCCGGGCACCGTGGTGGACGGCAAGACCGCCGCCCCGGCCGCTGCCGCGCCGAAGAAGAGCCGCGGCTTCACCATGGAACTGGAAGGCGAAGAGGTCGTGGGCCCCGAGGCCGACGCACGCCGTGCCAAGGCGGCCCAGACTGCGCAGGAAGCGCCGGCGCCCGACGCCAAGGCCGCAACTTCGCCCACGGCAGCGCCGTAA